One genomic window of Struthio camelus isolate bStrCam1 chromosome 1, bStrCam1.hap1, whole genome shotgun sequence includes the following:
- the LOC104147376 gene encoding tubulin alpha-8 chain encodes MMGDGSQGDLPSGAVWYSVKETTPMASCISSLIPGYHGNYAQNYVNKHIILQRHCLSKQWTCKRECISIHVGQAGVQIGNACWELFCLEHGIQPDGTFKNLPNKLNYDDSFTTFFSETITGKHVPRAVMVDLEPTVVDEVRAGAFRQLFHPEQLITGKEDAANNYARGHYTIGKESIDTVLDRIRKLTDACSGLQGFLIFHSFGGGTGSGFTSLLMERLSLDYGKKSKLEFAIYPAPQVSTAVVEPYNSILTTHTTLEHSDCAFMVDNEAIYDICRRNLDIERPTYTNLNRLISQIVSSITASLRFDGALNVDLTEFQTNLVPYPRIHFPLVTYAPIISSERAYHEQLSVAEITSSCFEPNNQMVKCDPRHGKYMACCMLYRGDVVPKDVNVAIAAIKTKRAIQFVDWCPTGFKVGINYQPPTVVPGGDLAQVQRAVCMLSNTTAIAEAWARLDHKFDLMYAKRAFVHWYVGEGMEEGEFAEAREDLAALEKDYEEVGTDSFEDENDGE; translated from the exons ATGATGGGTGATGGAAGTCAAGGCGATCTGCCATCTGGTGCGGTATGGTACTCAGTGAAGGAGACGACTCCGATGGCTTCCTGCATCAGCAGCCTGA TCCCTGGCTACCACGGGAACTATGCTCAAAATTATGTAAATAAGCACATTATATTGCAACGACACTGTCTGAGCAAGCAGTGGACCTGCAAG CGTGAATGCATCTCTATTCATGTTGGTCAGGCTGGAGTTCAAATAGGAAATGCATGCTGGGAACTCTTCTGCCTGGAGCATGGCATTCAGCCAGATGGCACCTTCAAGAATCTGCCCAATAAACTCAACTACGATGATTCTTTTACCACTTTTTTCAGCGAAACCATCACTGGGAAGCACGTGCCGCGGGCTGTAATGGTGGACTTGGAACCAACCGTAGTAG ATGAAGTGCGGGCTGGTGCTTTCCGGCAGCTTTTTCATCCGGAACAACTGATCACTGGAAAGGAAGATGCAGCTAATAACTATGCACGTGGCCACTACACCATTGGCAAAGAAAGCATTGATACGGTACTTGATCGTATTCGTAAACTG aCTGATGCCTGCTCAGGGCTACAGGGATTCCTGATTTTCCACAGCTTTGGTGGGGGCACTGGCTCTGGCTTTACCTCCTTACTGATGGAACGCCTCTCCCTGGACTATGGAAAGAAGTCCAAGTTAGAGTTTGCCATCTACCCTGCTCCCCAGGTCTCCACCGCTGTGGTGGAGCCCTACAATTCCATCCTGACCACGCACACCACCCTCGAGCACTCGGACTGCGCCTTCATGGTCGATAACGAGGCTATCTATGACATCTGCCGCCGAAACTTGGACATTGAGCGCCCGACTTACACTAACCTCAACCGCCTCATCAGCCAGATTGTCTCCTCCATCACCGCCTCGCTGCGCTTCGATGGTGCCCTCAACGTGGACCTGACCGAGTTCCAGACAAACCTGGTACCCTACCCGCGCATCCACTTCCCCTTAGTGACCTACGCCCCCATCATCTCTTCCGAGAGAGCGTATCATGAGCAGCTCTCGGTGGCAGAAATCACCAGCTCCTGCTTTGAGCCCAACAACCAGATGGTGAAGTGTGACCCGCGACATGGCAAGTACATGGCCTGCTGCATGCTGTATCGTGGTGACGTAGTTCCCAAAGACGTCAACGTAGCAATTGCTGCCATCAAGACCAAGAGAGCTATCCAGTTTGTGGACTGGTGTCCAACAGGCTTCAAG GTTGGGATCAACTACCAACCTCCTACAGTAGTTCCTGGAGGAGACCTGGCCCAGGTTCAGCGAGCAGTCTGCATGCTGAGCAACACCACAGCCATCGCAGAGGCCTGGGCAAGGCTCGACCACAAGTTTGACCTGATGTACGCCAAGAGAGCCTTTGTGCACTGGTATGTGGGGGAAGGCATGGAGGAAGGAGAATTTGCAGAGGCCCGAGAAGAcctggctgccctggagaagGATTATGAGGAAGTGGGAACTGACTCATTTGAAGATGAAAATGATGGggagtaa